One Gloeobacter morelensis MG652769 DNA window includes the following coding sequences:
- a CDS encoding acyltransferase family protein: protein MRPPGEPARFQTARRYDFDWLRVLTTALVICFHAAIVFSASSYYIKDDPLYAYTRRFDRLYAEGQQSLPPLLAPRRFEALALRAGYSPDLRDTLAPIASRDRLIVRRAELGSGFSYFDAVYEAFWGLGQLATEARLPLRIVAPPHLARPLQIRAQVESESLDAYLRSPGRPALVLVDWASIGSRVQAGQLLERIETSADRFVLVGMPRPQPAATGLVLFLDQWFMMLFFLISGAGTWYALGSRTAAQYVGERFQRLLVPFAFGCLVVVPPLVYFGLLKGPGYQDDYWHFYWRFLGGEHFQWAHLWFVVYLFVYSLIALPLFIAARSKTTGGWERLSAILVRPGAIFLPALPLALIEGSLRAGWPNGNQNLVNDWANFCLYLLYFVYGYFLASDARLTEAVGRYRGVAAALGGAGLCWLFALWLSGNTPSYVYSPGRIAYDAFRGFNSWCCVVAVLGFANRYLNFSNPFLRYTGEAAYPVYILHQTILVVAGFYILRWDTGALEKFLVIAAVAVLGALCLYDLLVKRSNTARFLFGLKRKFNSLPSPNPPNR, encoded by the coding sequence CGCTTCGACCGACTCTACGCCGAAGGCCAACAGAGCCTGCCGCCCCTGCTCGCCCCCAGGCGCTTCGAGGCCCTGGCCCTCCGGGCCGGTTACTCGCCCGACCTGCGCGACACCCTCGCGCCGATCGCCAGCCGTGACCGCCTGATCGTCCGGCGCGCAGAACTGGGCAGCGGTTTCTCCTACTTCGATGCAGTGTACGAAGCCTTCTGGGGGCTAGGGCAACTGGCTACGGAGGCGCGATTGCCTTTGCGGATAGTCGCCCCCCCGCATCTGGCCCGCCCGCTGCAAATCAGAGCGCAGGTAGAAAGCGAGAGCCTCGATGCCTACCTCCGCTCGCCCGGTCGCCCGGCCCTGGTGCTGGTCGATTGGGCGAGCATCGGCAGCCGCGTTCAGGCGGGGCAACTACTGGAGCGCATCGAGACCAGTGCCGACCGCTTCGTGCTCGTCGGCATGCCCCGCCCGCAACCGGCGGCCACGGGCCTGGTGCTCTTCCTGGATCAGTGGTTCATGATGCTCTTTTTCTTAATTTCGGGCGCGGGCACCTGGTACGCTCTCGGCTCCCGCACCGCCGCCCAGTACGTGGGCGAACGCTTCCAGCGGCTGCTGGTTCCGTTCGCCTTCGGTTGTCTGGTGGTCGTGCCGCCCCTGGTGTATTTCGGGCTGCTCAAAGGACCAGGCTACCAGGACGACTACTGGCATTTCTACTGGCGATTTTTAGGAGGTGAACATTTCCAGTGGGCGCATCTATGGTTCGTCGTTTACTTGTTCGTCTACTCGTTGATCGCCCTACCGCTGTTCATCGCCGCCCGAAGCAAGACTACCGGAGGGTGGGAGAGATTGAGCGCCATCCTGGTCAGGCCGGGTGCTATTTTCTTGCCCGCCCTGCCGCTCGCGTTGATCGAAGGGTCGCTGCGGGCGGGCTGGCCGAACGGCAATCAGAACCTCGTGAACGATTGGGCCAATTTCTGTCTATACCTACTCTATTTCGTCTACGGCTACTTTCTTGCCTCGGACGCCCGCCTGACGGAGGCCGTCGGGCGTTACCGGGGGGTGGCAGCGGCCCTCGGGGGAGCGGGCCTCTGCTGGCTCTTCGCGCTCTGGCTCAGCGGGAACACGCCGAGCTATGTTTACTCTCCGGGGCGCATTGCCTACGACGCGTTTCGCGGTTTCAATTCCTGGTGCTGCGTGGTGGCCGTCCTTGGCTTTGCCAACCGGTATCTCAATTTCAGCAATCCTTTCTTGCGCTACACCGGTGAGGCCGCCTACCCGGTGTACATTCTGCACCAGACGATTCTGGTCGTCGCCGGTTTTTACATCCTGCGCTGGGATACCGGTGCGCTCGAAAAATTCCTGGTGATTGCGGCGGTGGCAGTGCTCGGTGCGCTCTGCCTGTACGACCTGCTGGTGAAGCGGTCGAACACCGCACGGTTCTTATTTGGCCTCAAACGAAAATTCAATAGCCTTCCATCCCCCAACCCACCGAATCGATAA